The sequence TTTGTCGCCTATTCAGAAGCAATCGATCCGATTCTTCACTCACCGGAAGGAGAACGCCATGTCCTATCGTATTGCGGTCGTCGTCGGCAGCCTGCGTCGCGCTTCGTGGAACCGCGCGCTCGCGCACGCCGTGATCTCGCTCGCTCCCGCCGATTTTTCGTTCGAATTCGTCGAGATTGGCGAACTGCCGCTATACAGCCAGGACTACGACGCGGATTTCCCGGAAGTCGCGAAGCGCTTCAAGCAGTCGATCGAAGCTGCCGACGCGCTGCTGTTCGTCACGCCCGAGTACAACCGGTCGATTCCGGGCGTGCTGAAGAATGCGCTCGACTGGGGGTCGCGCCCGTGGGGTTCCAACTCGTGGTCGGGCAAGCCGGGCGCGGTGCTCGGCACGTCGCCGGGCGCGACCGGCACCGCGCTGGCGCAGCAGCACCTGCGCAACGTGCTCGCG comes from Burkholderia pyrrocinia and encodes:
- a CDS encoding NADPH-dependent FMN reductase, coding for MSYRIAVVVGSLRRASWNRALAHAVISLAPADFSFEFVEIGELPLYSQDYDADFPEVAKRFKQSIEAADALLFVTPEYNRSIPGVLKNALDWGSRPWGSNSWSGKPGAVLGTSPGATGTALAQQHLRNVLAYLDVKTLAQPEMFIKHDPARIDDQGQIVSEDTRKFLQGFVDRYAGWVRLLKQA